In the Nitrospirales bacterium LBB_01 genome, one interval contains:
- a CDS encoding response regulator: METKHTDVVLFVDSDSERSAVTESVLSHAGYTVVSATDVVSALIRLQQLTPSVVLLDAALFDAGGLEFIGILKKHYGNRVAFIILTSESNDAALSKLSSFDIKSFLTKPVSSHQLLGLVRLNLELIRKDRRILDLEASSTSTQCSPQLSVIQKAIDIIQVGVMIIDKDMRIKYVNHAQSAMLNTVPYEMTDKYIHDYMPEQYCAYSDEKVHRSEQLLFNKEGGFVHIQLVSDMVLDDLDEPAAYVYCCMDITKIKEMEKELFDYNDHLQQMVEERTAELQESNKALAASLKEKEVLLKEVHHRVRNNLQIISSMINLSVMNVTDPQSLSVLKSSYSRVKAMTLLHDRLYESTDMASVDVAGYIESLSGELISSYGASQHNLTVNTNIGPLNINIMMQCALILNELISNSLRHAFSKDDRGEIVITFNVQEDGSYILSVSDNGCGFKDSGAAQTDTYSGLQLLRDVVKMKLKGSITSDTTQGTSFTITFKDVGGRYHNKV; the protein is encoded by the coding sequence GACAGCGAGAGGTCTGCAGTCACAGAGAGTGTTCTTTCCCATGCTGGATACACTGTTGTAAGTGCTACCGATGTTGTTTCCGCTTTAATCCGTCTTCAGCAGCTGACCCCATCTGTAGTTTTGCTTGATGCGGCACTCTTTGATGCCGGAGGGCTTGAGTTTATCGGTATCTTAAAAAAGCACTACGGAAACCGTGTGGCATTCATTATTTTAACTTCTGAAAGTAATGATGCTGCCTTGAGTAAATTATCCAGTTTTGATATAAAGTCATTTCTTACTAAACCTGTCTCATCACATCAGTTACTTGGCCTTGTCAGGCTTAACTTAGAGCTGATACGAAAAGACCGCCGCATACTTGACCTTGAGGCATCCAGCACATCCACACAATGTTCTCCACAGTTAAGCGTGATACAAAAGGCTATAGATATAATTCAGGTGGGCGTTATGATTATAGACAAAGACATGCGGATAAAGTACGTAAATCATGCGCAGTCTGCTATGTTAAACACCGTGCCTTATGAGATGACAGACAAATATATACATGATTATATGCCGGAGCAGTACTGTGCATATTCGGACGAAAAAGTGCACAGGAGCGAGCAGTTACTATTTAATAAAGAGGGCGGTTTTGTCCACATTCAACTTGTGTCGGATATGGTTTTGGATGACTTGGATGAACCCGCAGCTTATGTTTATTGCTGTATGGATATTACGAAAATCAAGGAAATGGAAAAAGAGCTGTTTGATTACAATGACCACCTTCAACAAATGGTAGAGGAACGGACGGCGGAGCTTCAGGAGTCTAACAAGGCGCTTGCGGCGTCTCTTAAGGAAAAGGAGGTTCTCCTAAAAGAAGTCCACCACAGGGTAAGAAATAATCTTCAAATCATATCAAGCATGATAAATCTTAGCGTGATGAATGTGACCGACCCTCAATCGCTTTCAGTGCTTAAGAGCAGCTACTCAAGAGTTAAGGCAATGACGCTGTTGCACGACAGACTATATGAGTCAACAGACATGGCCTCGGTGGATGTTGCCGGCTATATCGAATCTCTCTCCGGTGAGCTTATATCATCCTACGGAGCTTCTCAGCATAATTTGACTGTAAACACAAACATAGGGCCACTTAACATCAACATCATGATGCAATGTGCACTGATTTTAAATGAGCTAATTTCTAACTCACTGCGACATGCTTTCTCTAAAGACGACCGAGGCGAAATAGTAATTACCTTTAACGTGCAAGAGGATGGCAGCTACATATTAAGCGTAAGCGACAATGGCTGCGGCTTTAAAGACTCTGGGGCGGCTCAGACTGACACATACTCAGGCCTTCAACTACTCCGTGATGTTGTAAAGATGAAACTAAAGGGTTCAATTACTTCAGACACCACACAGGGAACAAGTTTTACCATAACGTTTAAAGATGTCGGCGGACGGTACCACAATAAGGTTTAA
- a CDS encoding toll/interleukin-1 receptor domain-containing protein has protein sequence MHYPIPYPYTNRLNTLLEGYTLSPLKSGLDNGVHYIRTYFASGKTVVPKPLKEPLEHTKNYDVFICHSSEDKDFIINNILPDFKNNGISYWIDNEQIKYGDRITNKITDGLRNSKSILVCLSKNSANSDWIQTEYGAALHKNIKILPTKKLSL, from the coding sequence ATGCATTACCCTATCCCTTACCCTTATACTAACAGACTAAATACCCTCTTAGAGGGCTATACCTTAAGTCCACTAAAAAGTGGTCTTGACAATGGGGTCCACTATATAAGAACGTATTTTGCTAGTGGCAAAACTGTTGTACCGAAACCTCTTAAGGAGCCTCTTGAACATACCAAAAATTACGATGTGTTTATTTGCCACTCATCAGAGGATAAGGATTTCATCATCAACAATATACTGCCTGATTTCAAAAACAACGGGATAAGCTATTGGATTGATAATGAGCAAATAAAATATGGTGACCGTATAACAAATAAAATAACGGATGGCTTGAGAAATAGCAAGAGCATTTTAGTTTGTCTGAGTAAAAATTCTGCAAATTCAGATTGGATTCAAACAGAATATGGAGCAGCTCTACACAAAAATATAAAAATACTACCGACAAAAAAGTTATCCCTTTAA
- a CDS encoding beta-ketoacyl-[acyl-carrier-protein] synthase family protein, translated as MTRVVITGIGAVTPIGSTFCESWGNLLNGVSGITLHHDDFTGIVNAAGKLKKFSPSAYLTDKDVLRLDPFIHYALASAAMALKDAGLSDNIDDGYFENCGVVIGSSRGGITSLDNAMSKLYSGSAKKLSAYLMAKTTVSMAASCISEKFKMAGRTLGISNACSSGATAIGEAFRLVRHGYSDIVLAGGTEAPLCRLCFMGYGASGALSKSSTPNASRPFDKTRDGFVLSEGAAVMVIESYERAAARRAYMYAEIIGYGNVSDAFHIVKPNPAGEVKAMEAAIKDANITAHDIDFINAHATGTREGDHAESLAINKVFGKAIPVTANKSMTGHMLGASGAFETAVTAMTLSKGILPPTINVKEQDESCPVSLTGSQLKGSFRCGLTNSFGFGGVNTVLVLSSVD; from the coding sequence TTGACACGTGTAGTGATAACCGGAATTGGGGCTGTAACTCCGATTGGCAGCACGTTTTGCGAGTCATGGGGAAATCTACTGAATGGCGTCAGCGGAATAACTTTGCACCATGACGATTTTACAGGCATTGTTAATGCAGCAGGTAAACTAAAGAAGTTTTCACCCTCTGCATATTTAACCGATAAGGATGTGTTGCGTCTTGACCCTTTCATTCATTACGCATTGGCCTCAGCAGCAATGGCTCTTAAAGACGCCGGATTAAGCGACAATATAGACGATGGATACTTTGAAAACTGTGGAGTTGTAATAGGTTCAAGCCGTGGCGGGATAACGAGTTTAGATAATGCGATGAGTAAACTTTATAGTGGCAGCGCAAAAAAGTTATCCGCATACTTGATGGCAAAGACAACAGTAAGCATGGCGGCATCCTGTATTTCAGAAAAGTTTAAAATGGCAGGGCGCACACTGGGCATTTCTAATGCCTGCTCATCCGGGGCAACGGCTATCGGAGAGGCTTTCCGATTAGTACGACATGGTTACAGTGATATAGTATTAGCTGGAGGCACAGAGGCGCCTCTGTGCAGGTTGTGTTTTATGGGATACGGCGCATCCGGCGCTCTTTCAAAATCCTCTACGCCAAACGCTTCAAGACCATTTGATAAAACGCGGGACGGCTTTGTGCTGTCTGAGGGAGCTGCCGTTATGGTCATAGAATCTTATGAAAGGGCAGCAGCCCGAAGAGCGTATATGTATGCTGAAATCATCGGCTACGGGAATGTCTCCGATGCGTTTCACATTGTTAAACCAAACCCAGCTGGAGAAGTTAAAGCAATGGAGGCTGCCATTAAGGATGCTAACATAACCGCTCATGATATAGACTTTATAAACGCTCACGCAACCGGCACCCGCGAGGGTGACCATGCCGAGTCACTGGCAATCAATAAGGTGTTTGGTAAGGCAATACCTGTTACGGCAAATAAATCCATGACAGGACACATGCTTGGGGCATCTGGGGCATTTGAAACTGCGGTTACCGCAATGACCTTAAGCAAGGGAATCTTGCCGCCGACAATTAACGTTAAAGAACAGGATGAGAGCTGCCCGGTTAGTCTCACAGGGTCACAATTAAAAGGCTCATTCCGCTGCGGCTTAACCAACAGCTTTGGCTTTGGCGGCGTTAATACGGTTTTGGTGCTAAGCTCAGTAGATTAG
- a CDS encoding glutaredoxin, protein MENKSKIVLFGLSTCPACKKTKAFLNDKGLEYILVELDTVDADSRDKLLGELRKYNPRETFPTVVIDGGAKVMVGYDEQVINGFFS, encoded by the coding sequence ATGGAAAATAAAAGCAAAATAGTTCTCTTTGGACTAAGCACATGTCCTGCTTGCAAGAAGACTAAGGCATTCTTAAACGATAAAGGGTTAGAATATATACTTGTTGAACTGGACACGGTTGATGCAGATTCAAGAGATAAACTGTTAGGTGAGCTGAGAAAGTACAATCCAAGAGAAACCTTTCCAACCGTTGTAATAGACGGCGGGGCAAAGGTAATGGTTGGATATGATGAGCAGGTAATAAACGGCTTTTTTAGTTAA
- a CDS encoding flavodoxin family protein produces the protein MKVTAILGSPRAGGNTEILLNEAMRAVVESGHTVTLFRPSEMNISPCTNCGGCDTTGLCVISDDMADVYRAIYESERFIIASPIFFFGLTAQIKALIDRAQALWCEKYLLNNPIKGGPHGRKGLLIMVGGMKKEIGFKSGGATATAFFRSISVPVHETIYFDGIDKMGAVKEHITALSTVYEAAKRLVE, from the coding sequence ATGAAAGTAACAGCCATTTTAGGCAGTCCAAGAGCGGGGGGCAACACGGAGATTCTATTAAATGAGGCGATGCGGGCAGTTGTGGAGAGTGGACACACTGTGACACTGTTTCGCCCCTCTGAGATGAACATATCGCCGTGCACCAACTGCGGCGGATGCGACACAACAGGCCTTTGTGTCATATCGGACGATATGGCGGATGTTTATAGAGCCATATACGAATCTGAGAGATTTATAATTGCCTCGCCGATTTTCTTTTTTGGTTTGACGGCACAGATTAAAGCCTTGATTGACAGAGCACAGGCGCTGTGGTGTGAAAAGTATCTGCTTAACAATCCAATAAAGGGTGGGCCCCACGGCAGAAAGGGACTATTAATTATGGTTGGGGGAATGAAGAAAGAGATTGGTTTTAAAAGCGGTGGGGCAACAGCGACAGCTTTTTTTAGATCAATCAGCGTACCTGTCCATGAGACAATTTATTTTGATGGTATTGATAAAATGGGTGCAGTAAAGGAGCATATAACGGCACTGAGCACAGTTTATGAGGCTGCAAAGCGACTCGTTGAATAA